In a single window of the Hippoglossus hippoglossus isolate fHipHip1 chromosome 7, fHipHip1.pri, whole genome shotgun sequence genome:
- the lhfpl4b gene encoding LHFPL tetraspan subfamily member 3 protein: MSVSPALPDLSRLYQTEFVRSARAVGVLWAICTLCFAIIQVVVLVQPSWIGTAESRHQGAPSGTLGLFEVCVESDWPVPDCRGRLSSLSPLPSFQSVAVLVGVSLWAVWTSVLCLCLFRFCSAATVYKICAWLQLTAGFCLALACLLFPDSWESPEMRSLCGDSVGSFSPGNCSVHWAYILAILGVLDAAILATLAFVLANRQDALLPPDTKDVTTGLLMSA; encoded by the exons ATGTCGGTGTCGCCCGCCCTCCCCGACCTGTCTCGTCTCTATCAGACTGAGTTTGTTCGGAGCGCCCGAGCAGTCGGTGTCCTCTGGGCCATCTGCACACTCTGCTTCGCCATCATCCAGGTGGTCGTCCTGGTGCAGCCGTCCTGGATCGGCACTGCTGAATCCCGGCACCAGGGGGCGCCCAGCGGCACCCTGGGACTGTTTGAG gtgtgtgtggagtCAGACTGGCCGGTCCCAGACTGTCGTGGCCGTCTGTCCAGCCTGTCTCCTCTACCGTCCTTCCAGTCGGTGGCAGTGTTGGTGGGTGTGTCTCTGTGGGCCGTGTGGACCAgtgtcctctgtctctgtctcttccgGTTCTGCAGCGCTGCAACCGTCTACAAGATCTGTGCCTGGCTGCAGCTCACAGCTG GGTTCTGTCTGGCGTTGGCTTGTCTTCTGTTTCCAGACTCGTGGGAGAGTCCAGAGATGAGATCTCTGTGTGGAGACTCA GTGGGCAGTTTCTCTCCAGGTAACTGTTCCGTCCACTGGGCCTACATACTCGCCATCCTGGGGGTTCTGGATGCCGCTATCTTGGCCACGCTAGCGTTCGTCCTCGCCAACAGGCAGGACGCCCTGTTGCCACCAGACACCAAGGACG
- the hdac6 gene encoding histone deacetylase 6 isoform X2 — protein sequence MKSEPDPPGSGPKSVRRSPRPSPQNEGKETRRGGESLKEMKRRGKVDRSRDQMEDELNNRLKTLDLSSRSSVSGTGLVYSDIFTHHQNLWEPSHVESPHRVTSIMKELETQELLSHCIRVEPREATEDELLLAHMKPYVDMIKSTQTMSESELHTLSEKYDSVYLHPESFKVCASAVGSVLQLVDRVMTSELRNGFAVIRPPGHHAQANEPNGFCVFNSVAIAARYAQVKHSASRVLIVDWDVHHGQGIQYLFQEDPSVLYFSVHRYEQGSFWPHLAESDGGFVGSGRAEGLTMNLAWDKTGMTDADYITAFQQLLLPVAYEFQPQLVLVSAGFDAAAGDPKGEMCVSPQCFHVLTHLLMSLAEGRLVLALEGGYNLQSTAEGVAACVRALLGGACPSLTPPTATSDSALQSLSRTVSAQYPHWASLQVLGGVSLAEGSVIRAMTDEQSTEWPSSAPSVVTTTGLVYDERMMEHLNLWDRHHPEQPQRIAKIFSKHQQLGLVDRCQRIPARLATEEELTMCHSKQHVKLIKSSSVMKSRDLHKLGEEFNSIFFNNQSFHSAQLAAGGCFNAVERILRGEVSNGVAIVRPPGHHAETDSPCGFCFFNTAALAARHAQKLSHPAPLRVLILDWDVHHGNGTQHMFEDDDSVLYISLHRYDNGIFFPSSEDAAPNRVGVAKGAGFNVNVAWSGGRMGDSDYLAAFHHVVMPIATEFNPGLVLVSAGFDAARGDPLGGYHVTPEGYAHLTHLLMSLAGGRVLLVLEGGYNLSSISDSMALCTSMLLGDPPPSLVTPLPPPHHCAVATIIEVIRHHAPYWRSLRINIPESVRASLPSLKHRGKRSSKGKGRRSEQSGTDRPPLPPAGAKDLMAEHSLDQLTQGLASLDISHTSVSHTPATSTPVGGARSKVRPSPEVTCEGEVKAESSSVAVCEQNQSEDTTLPQTQIVVGDEAAGRAGAELEAAGACGWSKPQMCVELTCGGGTDESSLYVVDPLSWCPHLDSVKPLPSSGINIYMPCQDCGSEAENWICLTCYQVLCGRYVNEHMVTHGVVSEHPLVLSFSDLSVWCYRCESYVHNQVLFEAKNAAHCAKFGEEIPPWS from the exons ATGAAGTCTGAACCGGATCCCCCAGGATCTGGACCTAAGTCAGTCAGAAGATCTCCTCGTCCGTCCCctcag AATGAAGGAAAGgagacaagaagaggaggagagagtctcaaggagatgaagaggagaggaaaggtgGATAGAAGCAGAGATCAGATGGAGGACGAGCTAAAcaacagactgaagacactg gacctGTCCAGCAGATCCTCAGTCAGTGGTACTGGTCTTGTTTACTCTGACATCTTCACTCATCATCAGAACCTGTGGGAACCAAG tcATGTAGAGAGTCCACACAGAGTGACGTCCATcatgaaggagctggagacacAAGAGCTGCTGTCTCACTGCATCAGAGTGGAG ccCAGAGAAGCTACAGAGGACGAGCTGCTTCTCGCTCACAT GAAACCTTATGTGGACATGATAAAATCGACTCAGACGATGTCAGAGAGTGAACTACACACTCTGTCTGAGAAATACGACTCTGTTTACCTGCATCct gagTCCTTCAAGGTGTGTGCCTCGGCGGTGGGTTCGGTGCTACAGCTGGTTGATCGGGTGATGACCTCTGAACTCAGGAATGGATTCGCTGTCATCAG ACCTCCAGGTCATCACGCTCAGGCCAACGAGCCAAACGGCTTCTGTGTGTTCAACAGCGTCGCCATCGCTGCTCGCTACGCTCAGGTCAAACACTCAgccagcag agtgttgATAGTGGACTGGGATGTGCATCATGGTCAGGGGATCCAGTACCTGTTTCAGGAAGACCCCAG tgtcCTGTACTTCAGCGTCCACAGGTACGAGCAGGGATCTTTCTGGCCTCACCTGGCCGAGTCTGACGGGGGGTTCGTGGGCAGTGGACGAGCTGAAGGACTAACCATGAACCTGGCCTGGGACAAG ACGGGGATGACTGATGCTGATTACATCACTGCTTTTCAACAACTGTTGCTGCCGGTCGCCTacgag tttcaGCCTCAGCTCGTTCTGGTCTCTGCTGGATTCGATGCTGCAGCCGGAGATCCAAAG ggggaGATGTGTGTGAGTCCTCAGTGTTTCCATGTTCTGACTCACTTGTTGATGAGTTTGGCTGAAGGTCGACTCGTTCTGGCTCTCGAG GGAGGTTATAACCTGCAGTCGACAGCAGAGGGCGTTGCAGCCTGTGTCAGAGCTCTGCTGGGAGGAGCCTGTCCTTCTCTGACTCCGCCCACTGCTACATCTGACAG tgccTTGCAGTCGCTCTCTCGGACCGTTAGTGCTCAGTATCCACACTGGGCGAGTCTGCAGGTGCTTG gagGCGTCTCATTGGCTGAGGGCAGTGTCATCAGAGCAATGACGGATGAGCAGAGTACGGAGTGGCCCAGCTCCGCCCCCTCTGTTGTCACTACAACAGGTCTGGTTTATGATGAGAGGATGATGGAGCATCTGAACCTGTGGGACCG ACATCACCCGGAGCAACCGCAGAGAATCGCCAAGATCTTCTCTAAACACCAGCAGCTCGGATTGGTCGACCGCTGCCAGCGGATACCAGCGCGCCTagcaacagaggaggagctgaccATGTGTCACAG taagcAACATGTGAAGCTCATTAAATCGTCGTCGGTGATGAAGTCCAGAGATCTTCATAAACTTGGAGAAGAGTTTAATTCGATTTTCTTCAACAACCAGAGTTTTCATTCTGCTCAGCTTGCGGCCGGAGGCTGTTTTAACGCTGTGGAGAGAATCCTGAGAGgagag gtgagTAACGGCGTGGCGATCGTGCGACCTCCTGGACATCACGCAGAGACAGACTCTCCATGTGGCTTCTGCTTCTTTAACACGGCAGCGCTCGCCGCTCGCCATGCCCAGAAACTCTCCCATCCTGCCCCACTGAGAGTCCTCATCCTGGACTGGGACGTTCACCATGGCAACGGGACACAACACATGTTCGAGGACGAtgacag CGTCCTATACATCTCCCTCCATCGCTATGACAACGGGATATTCTTTCCATCATCAGAGGACGCCGCCCCAAACCGAGTGGGTGTGGCCAAAGGGGCAGGGTTTAACGTCAACGTGGCGTGGAGCGGAGGACGGATGGGCGACTCTGACTACCTCGCTGCTTTTCATCACGTTGTCATGCCGATAGCTAccgag tttaACCCCGGTCTGGTCCTGGTGTCGGCCGGGTTCGATGCAGCCCGGGGTGACCCGCTAGGCGGATATCATGTGACCCCTGAGGGATACGCCCACCTCACACACCTGCTGATGTCACTGGCCGGGGGGCGGGTCCTCCTCGTACTGGAG GGAGGTTACAACCTGTCGTCCATCTCTGACTCCATGGCGTTGTGCACCAGCATGTTGCTAGGAGACCCTCCTCCATCCCTTGTGACCCCACTCCCCCCTCCTCATCACTGCGCTGTGGCAACAATCATCGAGGTCATCCGACACCACGCCCCCTACTGGAGGTCCTTGAGGATAAACA TCCCAGAGTCTGTGCGGGCGTCTCTGCCCTCCCTGAAGCATCGTGGGAAACGTAGTTCGAAAGGAAAAGGCAGAAGGTCAGAGCAGAGCGGCACAGACAGACCCCcgctgccccctgcaggagcGAAGGACTTAATG GCGGAGCACAGTCTTGACCAGCTCACTCAGGGATTGGCCAGTTTAGACATCAGTCACACTTCAGTCAGTCACACGCCTGCAACGTCCACTCCAGTGGGCGGGGCCAGGTCGAAGGTCCGGCCCAGCCCGGAGGTCACTTGTGAGGGTGAAGTAAAGGCGGAGTCCAGCAGTGTAGCCGTATGTGAGCAGAACCAATCAGAAGACACCACACTGCCACAGACTCAG ATTGTTGTTGGAGACGAGGCTGCTGGAAGAGCGGGGGCGGAGCTTGAGGCAGCGGGGGCGTGTGGTTGGTCGAAGCCTCAGATGTGTGTGGAGCTGACGTGTGGAGGAGGAACAGACGAA tcgTCTCTGTACGTGGTCGACCCTCTCTCCTGGTGTCCTCACCTGGACTCTGTTaagcccctcccctcctcaggTATAAACATCTACATGCCGTGTCAGGACTGTGGCTCTGAAGCTGAGAACTGGATCTGTCTCACCTGCTACCAG gtgttgTGTGGTCGTTATGTTAACGAACACATGGTGACTCACGGGGTCGTGTCTGAACATCCTCTGGTCCTGAGCTTCTCGGATCTCTCTGTGTGGTGTTACCGGTGTGAGTCCTACGTCCACAACCAG GTTCTGTTTGAAGCTAAAAATGCTGCTCACTGTGCGAAGTTTGGAGAAGAGATCCCTCCAtggagctga
- the hdac6 gene encoding histone deacetylase 6 isoform X1 — protein MSSGGSEMKSEPDPPGSGPKSVRRSPRPSPQNEGKETRRGGESLKEMKRRGKVDRSRDQMEDELNNRLKTLDLSSRSSVSGTGLVYSDIFTHHQNLWEPSHVESPHRVTSIMKELETQELLSHCIRVEPREATEDELLLAHMKPYVDMIKSTQTMSESELHTLSEKYDSVYLHPESFKVCASAVGSVLQLVDRVMTSELRNGFAVIRPPGHHAQANEPNGFCVFNSVAIAARYAQVKHSASRVLIVDWDVHHGQGIQYLFQEDPSVLYFSVHRYEQGSFWPHLAESDGGFVGSGRAEGLTMNLAWDKTGMTDADYITAFQQLLLPVAYEFQPQLVLVSAGFDAAAGDPKGEMCVSPQCFHVLTHLLMSLAEGRLVLALEGGYNLQSTAEGVAACVRALLGGACPSLTPPTATSDSALQSLSRTVSAQYPHWASLQVLGGVSLAEGSVIRAMTDEQSTEWPSSAPSVVTTTGLVYDERMMEHLNLWDRHHPEQPQRIAKIFSKHQQLGLVDRCQRIPARLATEEELTMCHSKQHVKLIKSSSVMKSRDLHKLGEEFNSIFFNNQSFHSAQLAAGGCFNAVERILRGEVSNGVAIVRPPGHHAETDSPCGFCFFNTAALAARHAQKLSHPAPLRVLILDWDVHHGNGTQHMFEDDDSVLYISLHRYDNGIFFPSSEDAAPNRVGVAKGAGFNVNVAWSGGRMGDSDYLAAFHHVVMPIATEFNPGLVLVSAGFDAARGDPLGGYHVTPEGYAHLTHLLMSLAGGRVLLVLEGGYNLSSISDSMALCTSMLLGDPPPSLVTPLPPPHHCAVATIIEVIRHHAPYWRSLRINIPESVRASLPSLKHRGKRSSKGKGRRSEQSGTDRPPLPPAGAKDLMAEHSLDQLTQGLASLDISHTSVSHTPATSTPVGGARSKVRPSPEVTCEGEVKAESSSVAVCEQNQSEDTTLPQTQIVVGDEAAGRAGAELEAAGACGWSKPQMCVELTCGGGTDESSLYVVDPLSWCPHLDSVKPLPSSGINIYMPCQDCGSEAENWICLTCYQVLCGRYVNEHMVTHGVVSEHPLVLSFSDLSVWCYRCESYVHNQVLFEAKNAAHCAKFGEEIPPWS, from the exons ATGTCCTCAg gtGGATCAGAGATGAAGTCTGAACCGGATCCCCCAGGATCTGGACCTAAGTCAGTCAGAAGATCTCCTCGTCCGTCCCctcag AATGAAGGAAAGgagacaagaagaggaggagagagtctcaaggagatgaagaggagaggaaaggtgGATAGAAGCAGAGATCAGATGGAGGACGAGCTAAAcaacagactgaagacactg gacctGTCCAGCAGATCCTCAGTCAGTGGTACTGGTCTTGTTTACTCTGACATCTTCACTCATCATCAGAACCTGTGGGAACCAAG tcATGTAGAGAGTCCACACAGAGTGACGTCCATcatgaaggagctggagacacAAGAGCTGCTGTCTCACTGCATCAGAGTGGAG ccCAGAGAAGCTACAGAGGACGAGCTGCTTCTCGCTCACAT GAAACCTTATGTGGACATGATAAAATCGACTCAGACGATGTCAGAGAGTGAACTACACACTCTGTCTGAGAAATACGACTCTGTTTACCTGCATCct gagTCCTTCAAGGTGTGTGCCTCGGCGGTGGGTTCGGTGCTACAGCTGGTTGATCGGGTGATGACCTCTGAACTCAGGAATGGATTCGCTGTCATCAG ACCTCCAGGTCATCACGCTCAGGCCAACGAGCCAAACGGCTTCTGTGTGTTCAACAGCGTCGCCATCGCTGCTCGCTACGCTCAGGTCAAACACTCAgccagcag agtgttgATAGTGGACTGGGATGTGCATCATGGTCAGGGGATCCAGTACCTGTTTCAGGAAGACCCCAG tgtcCTGTACTTCAGCGTCCACAGGTACGAGCAGGGATCTTTCTGGCCTCACCTGGCCGAGTCTGACGGGGGGTTCGTGGGCAGTGGACGAGCTGAAGGACTAACCATGAACCTGGCCTGGGACAAG ACGGGGATGACTGATGCTGATTACATCACTGCTTTTCAACAACTGTTGCTGCCGGTCGCCTacgag tttcaGCCTCAGCTCGTTCTGGTCTCTGCTGGATTCGATGCTGCAGCCGGAGATCCAAAG ggggaGATGTGTGTGAGTCCTCAGTGTTTCCATGTTCTGACTCACTTGTTGATGAGTTTGGCTGAAGGTCGACTCGTTCTGGCTCTCGAG GGAGGTTATAACCTGCAGTCGACAGCAGAGGGCGTTGCAGCCTGTGTCAGAGCTCTGCTGGGAGGAGCCTGTCCTTCTCTGACTCCGCCCACTGCTACATCTGACAG tgccTTGCAGTCGCTCTCTCGGACCGTTAGTGCTCAGTATCCACACTGGGCGAGTCTGCAGGTGCTTG gagGCGTCTCATTGGCTGAGGGCAGTGTCATCAGAGCAATGACGGATGAGCAGAGTACGGAGTGGCCCAGCTCCGCCCCCTCTGTTGTCACTACAACAGGTCTGGTTTATGATGAGAGGATGATGGAGCATCTGAACCTGTGGGACCG ACATCACCCGGAGCAACCGCAGAGAATCGCCAAGATCTTCTCTAAACACCAGCAGCTCGGATTGGTCGACCGCTGCCAGCGGATACCAGCGCGCCTagcaacagaggaggagctgaccATGTGTCACAG taagcAACATGTGAAGCTCATTAAATCGTCGTCGGTGATGAAGTCCAGAGATCTTCATAAACTTGGAGAAGAGTTTAATTCGATTTTCTTCAACAACCAGAGTTTTCATTCTGCTCAGCTTGCGGCCGGAGGCTGTTTTAACGCTGTGGAGAGAATCCTGAGAGgagag gtgagTAACGGCGTGGCGATCGTGCGACCTCCTGGACATCACGCAGAGACAGACTCTCCATGTGGCTTCTGCTTCTTTAACACGGCAGCGCTCGCCGCTCGCCATGCCCAGAAACTCTCCCATCCTGCCCCACTGAGAGTCCTCATCCTGGACTGGGACGTTCACCATGGCAACGGGACACAACACATGTTCGAGGACGAtgacag CGTCCTATACATCTCCCTCCATCGCTATGACAACGGGATATTCTTTCCATCATCAGAGGACGCCGCCCCAAACCGAGTGGGTGTGGCCAAAGGGGCAGGGTTTAACGTCAACGTGGCGTGGAGCGGAGGACGGATGGGCGACTCTGACTACCTCGCTGCTTTTCATCACGTTGTCATGCCGATAGCTAccgag tttaACCCCGGTCTGGTCCTGGTGTCGGCCGGGTTCGATGCAGCCCGGGGTGACCCGCTAGGCGGATATCATGTGACCCCTGAGGGATACGCCCACCTCACACACCTGCTGATGTCACTGGCCGGGGGGCGGGTCCTCCTCGTACTGGAG GGAGGTTACAACCTGTCGTCCATCTCTGACTCCATGGCGTTGTGCACCAGCATGTTGCTAGGAGACCCTCCTCCATCCCTTGTGACCCCACTCCCCCCTCCTCATCACTGCGCTGTGGCAACAATCATCGAGGTCATCCGACACCACGCCCCCTACTGGAGGTCCTTGAGGATAAACA TCCCAGAGTCTGTGCGGGCGTCTCTGCCCTCCCTGAAGCATCGTGGGAAACGTAGTTCGAAAGGAAAAGGCAGAAGGTCAGAGCAGAGCGGCACAGACAGACCCCcgctgccccctgcaggagcGAAGGACTTAATG GCGGAGCACAGTCTTGACCAGCTCACTCAGGGATTGGCCAGTTTAGACATCAGTCACACTTCAGTCAGTCACACGCCTGCAACGTCCACTCCAGTGGGCGGGGCCAGGTCGAAGGTCCGGCCCAGCCCGGAGGTCACTTGTGAGGGTGAAGTAAAGGCGGAGTCCAGCAGTGTAGCCGTATGTGAGCAGAACCAATCAGAAGACACCACACTGCCACAGACTCAG ATTGTTGTTGGAGACGAGGCTGCTGGAAGAGCGGGGGCGGAGCTTGAGGCAGCGGGGGCGTGTGGTTGGTCGAAGCCTCAGATGTGTGTGGAGCTGACGTGTGGAGGAGGAACAGACGAA tcgTCTCTGTACGTGGTCGACCCTCTCTCCTGGTGTCCTCACCTGGACTCTGTTaagcccctcccctcctcaggTATAAACATCTACATGCCGTGTCAGGACTGTGGCTCTGAAGCTGAGAACTGGATCTGTCTCACCTGCTACCAG gtgttgTGTGGTCGTTATGTTAACGAACACATGGTGACTCACGGGGTCGTGTCTGAACATCCTCTGGTCCTGAGCTTCTCGGATCTCTCTGTGTGGTGTTACCGGTGTGAGTCCTACGTCCACAACCAG GTTCTGTTTGAAGCTAAAAATGCTGCTCACTGTGCGAAGTTTGGAGAAGAGATCCCTCCAtggagctga
- the cxxc1a gene encoding CXXC-type zinc finger protein 1a, with protein MSEEAAAEPGPEEEEGGREDEGEEGGRGGPRVALETRNSPVYCICRKPDINCFMIGCDSCSEWFHGNCIGVSEKAAKAIRVWYCPSCRDRDSSLEIKYRPKKIKEKEEKEAGPDRDDKLEADGSSTPQPKMDRRRSSQIKRSARMCGECDACLRTEDCAQCDFCKDMKKFGGPNKIRQKCRLRQCEVRARKMLRVRDEEMARSGARGRSLLRRGSGHQTEDDEDDEEEDEVFSESELELYEQYRAAGYRDLVWHSEDEDTQSDSPRKKAVKVKHVKRQEKKTEKKKSVSVPKEEVKPRRHKAKQRHRERVRHSERAVEGGVKEVGGSVRQCLGPGCVEPARTSSKYCSEDCGMKLAANRIYEILPQRIQQWQQSPCIAEEMGRRQLERIRREQQAARLRLTLMEKRFHELEGIIANAKLQQVQQHEEVTEGDGDDTDLQIFCVSCSHPVNPKVALRHMERCYAKYESQTSFGSMYPTRIEGATRLFCDVYNPQSKTYCKRLQVLCPEHSRDPKVPADEVCGCPLVKDVFEPTGEFCRVSKRKCNKHYCWEKLRRAEVDLERVRVWYKLDELFEQERNLRTAMTNRAGLLALILHQTIQHDPITTDLRSAKDR; from the exons ATG tctgaggaggcagcagcagagccaggccctgaagaggaggagggaggacgtgaagatgaaggtgaagagggaggaagaggaggaccaCGGGTTGCCTTGGAAACCCGCAACTCCCCTGTTTACTGCATCTGCAGGAAGCCAGACATCAACTGTTTCatgat aggGTGCGACAGCTGTTCTGAGTGGTTTCATGGAAACTGTATTGGAGTTTCAGAGAAAGCAGCTAAAGCCATCAGAGTGTGGTACTGTCCGTCCTGCAGAG ACAGAGACTCGTCTCTGGAGATTAAATACCGTCCGAAGAAGataaaggaaaaggaggaaaaagaggcgGGGCCAGATAGAGACGACAAGCTTGAGGCAGATGGAAGCTCCACCCCCCAACCTAAgatggacaggaggaggagctctcAG atCAAGCGTTCGGCCAGGATGTGTGGAGAGTGTGATGCCTGCCTGAGGACGGAGGACTGCGCTCAGTGCGACTTCTGCAAAGACATGAAGAAGTTTGGAGGTCCGAACAAAATCCGACAGAAGTGTAGACTCAGGCAGTGTGAGGTCCGAGCGAGg AAGATGCTTCGGGTCCGAGACGAGGAGATGGCTCGGAGCGGCGCCAGGGGACGAAGCCTTTTGAGGAGAGGGTCAGGGCATCAgacagaggatgatgaggatgatgaggaggaagatgaggttTTCAGCGAGAGTGAGCTGGAGCTGTACGAGCAGTACAGAGCTGCCGGATACAGAGACCTG GTGTGGCACAGCGAGGACGAAGACACTCAGTCGGACTCTCCGAGGAAGAAGGCGGTGAAGGTGAAACACgtgaagagacaagagaagaagaCGGAGAAAAAG AAGTCTGTGTCCGTTCCTAAAGAGGAGGTGAAGCCAAGGCGCCACAAAGCGAAGCAGCGGCACAGGGAGCGCGTGCGGCACAGCGAGCGAGCCGTAGAGGGCGGGGTCAAAGAGGTGGGCGGGTCCGTGAGGCAGTGTCTGGGTCCAGGATGTGTCGAACCAGCGAGGACCAGCTCTAAATACTGCTCAGAGGACTGTGGGATGAAGCTCGCCGCCAA TCGTATCTACGAGATCTTGCCTCAGAGGATccagcagtggcagcagagtCCGTGCATTGCAGAGGAGATGGGGCGGAGACAGCTGGAGCGAATCAGGAGGGAACAGCAGGCGGCGAGACTCCGCCTCACACTGATGGAAAAACGTTTTCATGAGCTCGAAGGCATCATCGCCAACgccaaactgcagcaggtccaACAGCACGAGGAG GTGACTGAAGGTGATGGTGATGACACTGACCTACAGATCTTCTGTGTGTCCTGCAGTCACCCCGTCAACCCAAAGGTGGCGCTGAGACACATGGAGAGATGCTATGCTAAG TATGAGAGTCAGACGTCGTTCGGCTCCATGTACCCAACACGTATAGAAGG agcCACCAGGTTGTTCTGTGATGTGTATAACCCTCAGAGTAAGACGTACTGTAAGCGGCTGCAGGTTTTATGTcctgaacactccagagatCCAAAG GTCCCGGCTGACGAGGTTTGCGGTTGTCCTCTGGTGAAAGACGTCTTCGAGCCGACCGGAGAGTTCTGCCGCGTTTCTAAGAGGAAGTGTAACAAACATTACTGCTGGGAGAAACTGCGCCGAGCAGAGGTCGACCTGGAGAGAGTCCGAGTG tggtACAAACTGGACGAGCTGTTCGAGCAGGAGAGGAACCTGAGGACGGCCATGACCAACCGAGCTGGTTTATTGGCTCTGATACTGCACCAGACGATCCAGCACGACCCAATCACCACTGACCTGCGCTCTGCCAAGGACCGGtag